Genomic DNA from Fimbriimonas ginsengisoli Gsoil 348:
TCACCAGCGACGTAAAAGGAAGCTCCTCGTACGAAAACGTCTGGCCTGGCTACGGCTCGGATAAGGGAACCTCGTCGTGGAATGGCAGCTCCAGCGCTTGGAGCAGCGAAGCTAACGACACAACGGGCGCATGGTGGAAAGGCGGCGGCCAATACTTCGACGATGGCCACGGCTCCAGTTCGTATGAGGACTCGCTCGGGTTCAAAGCTTCGTTCGTCTACAACGCCGACGGCAGCGGCAGCGCGAGAATGGAAGGCCCCGTCACCGGCTTGCCTGCCACCATCACCTGGACTGCATCCGGCCACACGCGCATCGTCTACGCGGACGGCACGGTGGAAGAGTGGGACGCCGGCGGATTCTTCGGCGGAGGTGGAGAGGGCGGAACAACCGGCGCAGGTACTGACGGCGGCAACACCGGCGGTGGCTCAACCGGCGGCACCGGCAATGTCACCACCGGTGGCGCCCCCAACAAAGTGAAATAGCTTCGAAAGCTGAGCCCGCTGGTACCATTCGTTCAATGGCCCGCGTGACCGTAGCCTTGGCTGTCTATAACGGTTCGGCCACCATCGCGCAAGCGCTCGACGCCGTTTTTGCTCAGACGTATCGGGACTTCGACGTCCTTGTGCTCGACGACGGCAGCACCGACAACACCACGGAAATCGTGGCCAAATACGATTGCCGGCTGATCCAAGTCGAGAATGCCGGCCTCGGCGCGGGCCGTAAGCGTTTAGTCGAGGAAGCGGCCGGCGAGCTCGTCGCGTTCGTAGATCACGATGATTTTTGGCTCCCCGAAAAGCTAGAAAAACAGGTGCGACTCATCGACGAGACCGGCGCATCGCTCGTGCACGCTGACGGTTGGTACGTCTACGAGGACGGCCGCGAGGTCGCCCGGGATCTCCGGCTTCCGGCCGATGCCCGCTCGTTCGATCACATTCTGCCTAGCAACGTCGTCATCGCCAGCACCGCCGTGTTTAGCCGTAAGGCGATGCTAGATGCCGGAAACTTCGTCGCAGACACCGTCCGCTGCTCCGATTGGTATGGCTGGTTGATCCTGGCCCCGGGCCGCACGTTCGCGCACCTTCCGGAGAAGCTGGTGAGGTACTCCGTTCTCTCCACCTCTTTGGCCAACGCCGGCTACCGGTTTCACGCCGCCCAGCACTACTTACTCACTCACCACATCCTCCCGCGCCGTCAAGAGTTGTTCGGAGCTCTCCCCGCCGATGCCCGTGCGCGTTACACGAAGATGGTGGTCCGAGATATCGGCGTGGCCCTCAGCAACATGGCAAAGCACAAACTCGCCCAAGGCGACCGTCAAGAATCCCGCCGCCTAGCCCGAGAAGCCCTCCGCCACGCCCCCGACGTCGCCCGCGTCTGGACCCGAGCGATAAAGACGTTCTTACCTCGCTAATCCCCATCCCGATGGACCGCTGGTCTCCAGACCGGCCCTTCCGGACAGCAAACGCACGTACCCCACATCCGGAACGACCGCGAAGCTCCGGCGAGATCGTCACCGAATGCACCTCTTGCGGGCCCGTTGCCTGGGATTATGGTCATTCACAAATTGGGTTTACGTCTGTCTTGCCCGTAGCCCGGGGATAAATCCCCGGGCTACGGGCAATGGAAGAAAGTCAGCGTATTTCGCTTAACAAGCACCATCCAATGGACGAAATAGACTGTCGGTGACCATTAACGAGAGCACGCCGAAGCCACCACTCCCCGGTAAGCACTGAGCAACCGCTCCCCGTGCCCCTCTCCATCGACCAGCCCCAGGCCCGAGGCACCGGGAACAGCCGCACCTTCGACAAGAGCGGATTCGAGGGACGTCGCCGCACGGCGAGAGTCGTCGACCGGGAAGAACCACGCCCCCGGAACGCCGAAGCCCGACCGAAGCGCTGGAATATCGCTGAGAACGAGCCGGCACCCGCACAACGCCGCCTCCGCGACCGAAAGGCCAAACCCCTCGCG
This window encodes:
- a CDS encoding glycosyltransferase produces the protein MARVTVALAVYNGSATIAQALDAVFAQTYRDFDVLVLDDGSTDNTTEIVAKYDCRLIQVENAGLGAGRKRLVEEAAGELVAFVDHDDFWLPEKLEKQVRLIDETGASLVHADGWYVYEDGREVARDLRLPADARSFDHILPSNVVIASTAVFSRKAMLDAGNFVADTVRCSDWYGWLILAPGRTFAHLPEKLVRYSVLSTSLANAGYRFHAAQHYLLTHHILPRRQELFGALPADARARYTKMVVRDIGVALSNMAKHKLAQGDRQESRRLAREALRHAPDVARVWTRAIKTFLPR